Sequence from the Hamadaea flava genome:
CCAGCCCCCTGCTGGAGCAGAGCATGGACGGCGCGCGCGGCGTGCTGCTGTCCATCGCGGGCGGTTCCGACCTCGGTCTGTTCGAGATCAACGACGCTGCCCAGCTCGTCACGGACGCGGCCCATCCCGAGGCGAACATCATCTTCGGCGCGGTCATCGACGACGCGCTCGGCGACGAGGTCCGGGTGACCGTGATCGCGGCCGGGTTCGACGGCGGTACGCCGACCTACAAGCCGGCCGAGCTGAAGCGGCCGGTCCCGGTCACCGAGACGGTCATCCGCAACCCGGTGCCGACCACCGAACCGCCGCGGCAGCCGCAGCGCAAGGTCCTCTTCGACGACGTCGACGTGCCGGACTTCTTGAAAAATGGGTCCTGACCCAGAGGTCCGGCGGTCGGAGATAGCGGCCAATCTGGCGGCGGTGCGCGAGCGCATCGCCGCCGCTTGCGCTGCCGCTGGGCGTACGCCGGACGAGATCACCCTCGTCGCCGTCACGAAGACCTATCCCGCGTCCGATGTGGTGCACCTGGCCGCGCTCGGCGTACGCGAGGTGGGGGAGAACCGGGATCAGGAAGCGGCCGGAAAGGCGGCTGAGGTCCGGGCGGCCGGTGCCGACGTGCATTGGCACTTCGTGGGCCAGCTTCAGCGGAACAAGGCCCGGTCGGTCGCGTCCTACGCGGACCTCGTCCATTCGGTGGACCGCCCGGCGTTGGCGGGCGCCTTGGCCGAGGCCGCGGCCAAGGTGCGCGACCGTCCGCTGGACGTCTTGAT
This genomic interval carries:
- a CDS encoding YggS family pyridoxal phosphate-dependent enzyme; its protein translation is MGPDPEVRRSEIAANLAAVRERIAAACAAAGRTPDEITLVAVTKTYPASDVVHLAALGVREVGENRDQEAAGKAAEVRAAGADVHWHFVGQLQRNKARSVASYADLVHSVDRPALAGALAEAAAKVRDRPLDVLIQVNLDPGAPELSDPLHRGGVSPASVAALAELIGKDEALRLRGVMAVAPVDDAGAAFARLALVAAGLRADHPNATVVSAGMSGDLEEAIAHGATHVRVGTALLGKRALLG